One segment of Candidatus Methylomirabilota bacterium DNA contains the following:
- a CDS encoding F0F1 ATP synthase subunit alpha: MAQIKAEEITEIIKQQLAGYEALVDVAEVGTVIEAGDGIARIHGLEKAMAGELLEFPHDVYGMVLNLEEDNVGAVLLGEAEAIKEGDLVKRTRRIASVPVGEALVGRVVNALGQPIDGKGPIDAQELRPIERLAPGVVDRRPVKEALQTGIKAIDAMIPIGRGQRELIIGDRQTGKTAVAIDAIINQKGKDVFCVYVAVGQKRSTVAQVVKTLEEAGAMAYTTVVAATASELAPLQYIAPYAGCAMGEYFRDSGRHSLCVYDDLSKHAQAYRQLSLLLRRPPGREAYPGDVFYLHSRLLERGAKLNDDLGGGSLTALPIIETQLGDVSAYIPTNVISITDGQIYLETDLFFAGVRPAINVGLSVSRVGGSAQIKAMRQVAGKLRLDLAQYREMAAFAQFGSELDKATQAQLNRGARMVEVLKQGQYVPLEVERQILIIYAGTAGHLDDLPVDAVSQFEAALFHSVQGRYPSIFQEIREKRELSDALRAQMDQAITECKTEFLAARKAA; this comes from the coding sequence ATGGCGCAGATCAAAGCGGAAGAGATCACCGAAATCATCAAGCAGCAACTGGCCGGTTACGAGGCCTTGGTGGATGTGGCGGAGGTCGGCACCGTTATCGAGGCAGGCGACGGGATCGCCCGCATCCACGGCTTGGAGAAGGCCATGGCCGGCGAACTGCTGGAGTTCCCGCACGACGTCTACGGGATGGTGCTGAACCTCGAAGAAGACAATGTCGGCGCGGTCCTGCTGGGCGAGGCCGAGGCCATCAAAGAGGGCGATCTGGTTAAGCGGACGAGGCGGATCGCCTCGGTGCCGGTGGGCGAGGCGCTGGTGGGCAGGGTCGTCAACGCCCTGGGCCAGCCGATAGACGGCAAGGGCCCCATCGACGCCCAGGAGCTTCGGCCCATCGAGCGGTTGGCCCCCGGCGTGGTGGACCGCCGACCGGTCAAGGAGGCGCTGCAGACCGGCATTAAGGCCATCGACGCGATGATCCCGATCGGCCGAGGTCAGCGCGAGCTGATCATCGGCGACCGCCAGACCGGCAAGACCGCCGTCGCTATCGACGCCATCATCAATCAGAAGGGGAAGGACGTCTTCTGCGTCTATGTCGCGGTCGGACAGAAGCGCTCTACCGTCGCCCAGGTCGTCAAGACGCTGGAAGAGGCTGGGGCGATGGCCTACACCACGGTTGTTGCCGCGACCGCGTCGGAACTGGCGCCGCTCCAGTATATCGCCCCGTATGCCGGCTGCGCCATGGGCGAGTACTTCCGCGACTCCGGCCGTCACTCCCTCTGTGTCTACGACGATCTGTCCAAGCATGCCCAGGCCTATCGCCAGCTCTCGCTGCTGCTGCGTCGGCCGCCCGGCCGCGAGGCCTACCCGGGCGACGTCTTTTACCTGCATTCGCGCCTGCTGGAGCGCGGGGCCAAGTTGAATGACGATCTGGGCGGCGGGTCGCTCACCGCGCTGCCGATCATCGAAACCCAACTCGGCGACGTCTCGGCCTACATCCCGACCAACGTCATCTCGATCACCGATGGCCAGATCTACCTGGAAACCGACCTGTTCTTCGCCGGCGTCCGGCCCGCTATCAACGTCGGCCTGTCGGTCTCCCGGGTCGGCGGCTCGGCCCAGATCAAGGCGATGCGGCAGGTGGCCGGCAAACTTCGACTCGACCTGGCGCAGTATCGTGAGATGGCCGCCTTCGCCCAGTTCGGGAGCGAGTTGGACAAGGCGACCCAGGCCCAGCTCAATCGGGGCGCACGCATGGTCGAGGTGTTGAAACAGGGACAGTATGTGCCGCTTGAGGTCGAGCGGCAGATCCTCATCATCTACGCCGGGACGGCCGGCCACCTGGATGATCTTCCGGTCGACGCGGTCTCTCAATTCGAGGCGGCGCTATTCCACTCCGTCCAGGGGCGGTACCCGAGTATCTTCCAGGAGATTCGGGAAAAGCGCGAACTGAGCGATGCGCTCCGCGCCCAGATGGACCAGGCGATTACCGAGTGCAAAACCGAGTTTCTGGCCGCCCGAAAGGCAGCGTAA
- a CDS encoding reactive intermediate/imine deaminase (has endoribonuclease activity on mRNA): MREVVSTEKAPRAIGPYEQAIKCNGLLFTSGQIALDPTTGTLIDGDVTAQTRQALENLKAVLEAGGSSLEHVIKATVYLTDLNNFAKMNEVYAEYLGKVKPARSTVGVATLPRGASVEIDLVATTQ, encoded by the coding sequence TTGCGGGAAGTTGTGAGCACCGAAAAGGCGCCCAGGGCAATCGGACCCTACGAGCAGGCCATTAAATGTAACGGCCTGCTCTTCACATCCGGCCAGATCGCGCTGGACCCAACCACCGGCACACTGATTGACGGCGACGTCACGGCCCAGACCCGCCAGGCCCTGGAAAACCTCAAGGCTGTCCTGGAGGCTGGGGGCAGCTCCCTCGAGCACGTGATCAAGGCCACGGTCTACCTGACCGATCTGAACAACTTCGCCAAGATGAACGAGGTCTACGCCGAATACCTGGGAAAGGTCAAACCGGCTCGCTCGACGGTCGGCGTCGCCACCCTCCCCCGAGGCGCCAGTGTCGAGATTGATTTGGTGGCGACGACACAATAG
- a CDS encoding DUF2442 domain-containing protein, with translation MRTLVEKLEPLAREVSFTEDALRVLLADGREISAPLQWFPRLLGATAEQRAQWELIGDGIGIHWPQVDEDIEVESLLAT, from the coding sequence ATGCGCACTTTGGTAGAGAAACTTGAGCCGCTTGCCAGGGAGGTATCCTTTACCGAGGACGCCCTGCGTGTGCTGCTGGCTGATGGGCGAGAGATCTCCGCGCCGCTTCAGTGGTTTCCTCGCCTCTTGGGGGCAACTGCTGAACAGCGCGCCCAGTGGGAACTGATCGGTGACGGTATCGGCATCCACTGGCCACAGGTTGATGAGGATATAGAGGTAGAGAGTCTGCTAGCCACATAG
- a CDS encoding excinuclease ABC subunit C — MQAIDRLQEKVKDLPDVPGVYLFRDRRGHVLYIGKALSLRKRVGSYFTEAADAPDRPLIRPMAEQIADLEFIITANELEALILESNLIKSHKPRYNILLKDDKHYPFLKLDLNDPFPWVQVVRRIKDDGALYWGPYVPATAMWDVLALVNKTIPLRKCRSIKGRRLCLEYHLGRCLGPCEGLISQQAYGELVDQARLLLDGKDQELARRLEARMQQAAEALEYERAAKYRDQLASLRQVFERQRVISPREEDQDVFGLAAEGGEAQVQLFLIRRGRLIGRETFTFELKAETVGELLSALLKQFYLRTRDIPREILLSHPVEDAPLIAAWLSSRANRQIELVVPQRGRKARLIQLALTNAQEALALSLRSSQSREQALKELQAALDLPAPPRRIEAYDVSNISGTLAVGSQVVWEDGRPKKSAYKRYKIKTVDGPDDFAMLAEVVRRRLHKVEEMPPPDLMLLDGGRGQLNAALGVAQELGLYAVPMVSLAKEEELVFRPGKATPIALPERSRARQLLQQIRDESHRFAITYHRALRGKSAIRSLLDDVPGIGAKRRRALLTRFGSLRRLREASIDELRHAAGISESLATTIHDVVGAISA, encoded by the coding sequence ATGCAGGCGATCGACCGACTTCAAGAAAAGGTGAAGGATCTTCCGGACGTACCGGGCGTCTACCTGTTCCGTGATAGGCGAGGCCATGTGCTGTATATCGGCAAGGCGCTCTCGCTGAGGAAGCGTGTCGGCTCCTACTTTACAGAAGCCGCGGACGCCCCAGATCGGCCTCTGATCCGACCCATGGCGGAGCAGATTGCCGACCTGGAGTTCATCATCACGGCGAACGAACTGGAGGCCCTCATCCTCGAAAGCAACCTGATCAAGAGCCACAAGCCGCGCTACAACATTCTGCTCAAAGACGATAAACATTACCCCTTCCTCAAGCTCGACCTGAACGACCCGTTTCCCTGGGTACAGGTGGTCCGTCGCATCAAGGATGATGGCGCACTCTATTGGGGGCCGTATGTCCCGGCTACTGCCATGTGGGACGTCCTCGCCCTTGTCAACAAAACGATCCCGCTCCGCAAGTGCCGGTCCATCAAGGGTCGGCGACTGTGTCTCGAATACCACCTGGGCCGTTGCCTGGGTCCCTGTGAAGGCCTCATCAGCCAGCAGGCGTACGGAGAGCTGGTGGATCAGGCGCGTCTGCTGTTGGACGGTAAGGATCAGGAGCTGGCGAGGCGCCTCGAGGCACGGATGCAGCAGGCGGCCGAGGCGCTTGAATATGAGCGGGCCGCCAAATATCGTGATCAACTCGCGTCGCTCCGCCAGGTATTTGAGCGTCAGCGGGTCATTTCGCCAAGGGAAGAAGACCAGGATGTCTTCGGCCTCGCGGCGGAGGGCGGGGAGGCTCAGGTCCAGCTTTTCCTGATCCGGCGAGGCCGGCTGATCGGTCGCGAGACCTTTACCTTTGAGCTGAAGGCCGAGACGGTGGGCGAATTGCTGTCCGCGCTGCTTAAGCAGTTCTACCTCCGCACACGGGATATCCCGCGTGAGATTCTGCTGTCTCACCCTGTGGAAGACGCACCGCTGATTGCGGCCTGGCTGTCGTCGCGGGCCAATCGTCAAATCGAGCTGGTGGTCCCGCAGCGCGGCCGTAAGGCGCGGTTGATCCAACTGGCGCTGACCAACGCGCAGGAGGCTTTGGCGCTGTCACTGCGATCCTCCCAGAGTCGCGAGCAGGCGTTGAAAGAACTACAGGCGGCGCTGGATCTCCCCGCGCCGCCGAGACGGATTGAGGCCTACGACGTCTCCAATATCTCGGGAACATTGGCGGTCGGGTCCCAGGTGGTCTGGGAGGACGGCCGGCCAAAGAAATCCGCTTACAAACGCTACAAGATCAAGACGGTTGATGGGCCGGACGACTTCGCCATGCTGGCCGAGGTGGTGCGGCGGCGGTTGCACAAGGTCGAGGAGATGCCGCCTCCGGACCTCATGCTGCTTGATGGCGGCCGCGGCCAGCTTAACGCCGCGCTCGGCGTCGCACAGGAACTGGGGCTGTACGCGGTGCCGATGGTAAGCTTGGCCAAGGAGGAGGAGTTGGTCTTTCGGCCGGGCAAGGCGACGCCGATTGCACTCCCGGAGCGGTCACGCGCCAGACAACTGCTGCAACAGATTCGCGACGAGTCGCATCGGTTTGCCATCACCTATCATCGGGCGCTACGAGGGAAGTCGGCCATTCGCTCGCTGCTGGACGACGTCCCCGGGATCGGCGCCAAGCGGCGGCGGGCGTTGCTCACCCGATTCGGGAGCCTCCGCCGCCTGCGTGAGGCCAGTATCGATGAGCTGCGACACGCGGCCGGCATCTCTGAGTCGCTCGCCACGACTATTCATGATGTCGTCGGCGCCATCAGCGCGTGA
- a CDS encoding tRNA 2-thiouridine(34) synthase MnmA has translation MKRKPRVVVAMSGGVDSAVAAALLMEQGYEVVGISLRLLPRDAGNGSERADRCCSAKDAEDARCVASQLGIPYYVLNYESQFHRDVIREFTEAYLSGLTPNPCVRCNETIKFGSLLQQAVGLGAAQLATGHYAWVTRGPGGRYLLRRGIDNERDQSYFLYSLTQDQLARLSFPVGQMTKIQVREWASAYGLRIADKADSQDLCFVGRDYRTYLREQCGDRLRPGPITDSGGRILGQHRGLALYTVGQRNGLGMAGGPFYVIRLDPTANAVVVGRRDELQRHEFVADRLNLIAWDRLNDERPVFVKVRSRQAAMPATVSPLGDGRVRVRWEEPQPAPAPGQAAVFYDASEPDLLVGGAIVAADAEVGCGVVGKKGLTDCER, from the coding sequence ATGAAGCGCAAACCGAGAGTTGTTGTGGCGATGAGCGGCGGGGTCGACAGCGCCGTTGCCGCTGCGCTGCTCATGGAGCAGGGGTATGAGGTTGTCGGGATCAGCCTGAGGCTGTTGCCTCGAGACGCCGGGAACGGCTCGGAGCGGGCCGACCGCTGCTGCTCCGCGAAGGACGCCGAGGACGCGAGGTGTGTGGCCTCGCAACTGGGCATCCCCTATTACGTCTTGAATTATGAGTCGCAGTTTCATCGCGACGTGATCCGCGAGTTTACAGAAGCGTATCTCAGCGGACTGACCCCGAATCCCTGCGTGCGCTGTAATGAGACGATCAAATTCGGCTCCCTGCTGCAGCAGGCGGTGGGGTTGGGGGCCGCGCAACTGGCGACCGGACATTATGCGTGGGTTACGCGAGGACCTGGGGGTCGTTACCTGCTGCGCCGCGGAATCGACAACGAGCGGGACCAGAGCTACTTTCTTTACAGTCTGACCCAGGACCAGCTCGCAAGACTCTCATTTCCCGTTGGTCAGATGACTAAGATCCAGGTCCGGGAATGGGCGTCGGCCTATGGCCTGCGGATCGCCGACAAGGCCGACAGTCAGGACCTCTGCTTTGTCGGCCGCGATTACCGGACCTACCTTCGGGAACAGTGCGGGGACCGTCTGCGACCCGGCCCCATTACCGATAGCGGCGGCCGGATTCTCGGACAGCACCGGGGCCTGGCGCTCTACACCGTCGGTCAGCGCAACGGCCTCGGGATGGCGGGGGGCCCTTTTTACGTCATCCGGCTTGACCCGACGGCCAACGCGGTCGTCGTGGGCAGACGGGATGAGTTGCAGCGGCATGAATTTGTGGCCGACCGGCTCAACCTGATCGCGTGGGACCGCTTGAACGACGAGCGGCCCGTCTTTGTGAAGGTTCGCTCTCGGCAGGCCGCGATGCCGGCAACGGTGAGTCCCCTTGGCGACGGGCGGGTCCGGGTCCGGTGGGAGGAACCCCAGCCCGCACCCGCGCCGGGCCAGGCGGCCGTGTTCTACGATGCGTCCGAGCCCGACCTGCTCGTGGGCGGCGCCATCGTCGCGGCCGATGCCGAGGTCGGCTGTGGCGTTGTGGGCAAAAAAGGCTTGACAGATTGTGAACGATAG
- the atpG gene encoding ATP synthase F1 subunit gamma gives MATLRDIKRRITSVKSTQQITKAMKLVAAAKLRRAQDRILEARPYAYKMQEVLASLALRADPTYHPLLCRRETGKKMVVIIAADKGLCGGFNANIMRRSLDLLRNTPGDTTVTLMVVGRKTRDFYRRRPYTIRSEQVGFFDRLAYSHAAALGRELANAYIAEEADEIQLIYNEFKSVATQRVIVERLLPIEPLQAPEDIAALDFIYEPSPQAILEGLLPKHVEVQVYRALMESLAGEYGARMTAMDAASKNASEMIDLLTLQFNKARQERITKELLEVVGGAEALRAARG, from the coding sequence ATGGCGACACTACGCGATATTAAGCGGCGCATCACATCGGTCAAGAGCACCCAGCAGATCACCAAGGCGATGAAGCTGGTGGCGGCGGCCAAGCTGCGCCGCGCCCAGGACCGGATCCTGGAGGCCCGCCCCTACGCCTACAAGATGCAGGAGGTGCTCGCCAGCCTGGCGCTGAGGGCCGACCCCACGTATCATCCGCTCCTCTGCCGGCGCGAAACCGGCAAGAAGATGGTCGTCATCATCGCCGCCGACAAGGGGCTCTGCGGCGGGTTTAACGCGAACATCATGCGCCGGTCGCTCGACCTTCTCCGCAACACGCCCGGCGACACCACCGTCACGCTGATGGTGGTCGGGCGTAAGACGCGCGATTTCTATCGACGACGCCCCTACACCATCCGGTCGGAGCAGGTTGGCTTTTTCGATCGTCTGGCGTACAGCCATGCGGCCGCCTTGGGCCGGGAGCTGGCCAACGCCTATATCGCCGAGGAGGCGGACGAGATCCAATTGATCTATAATGAGTTTAAGTCGGTCGCCACCCAGCGGGTCATCGTGGAGCGGCTCCTCCCCATCGAGCCGCTACAGGCCCCGGAGGATATAGCCGCCCTCGACTTTATCTACGAGCCGTCGCCCCAGGCGATCCTGGAGGGGCTGCTCCCCAAGCATGTTGAGGTGCAGGTCTATCGGGCGCTTATGGAATCGCTGGCCGGCGAGTACGGCGCCCGGATGACGGCCATGGATGCGGCGAGCAAGAACGCCTCCGAGATGATCGACCTGCTGACGCTTCAGTTCAACAAGGCGCGACAGGAACGGATCACGAAGGAGTTGCTCGAGGTGGTCGGTGGGGCCGAGGCATTGCGGGCGGCCCGCGGGTAG
- the atpF gene encoding ATP synthase F0 subunit B, with protein sequence MFLEENGGIAALPLVARNDRVKYGGTKTMMKDRIRLVAAVACCLGLSLVAALPVWAAEEAHGGGEQPGIINLNMTLLIQVVNFLILITVLYKFLFKPLTQFLATRADGIKRSLEEAKTAKEAAAQAQKEYEAQILATRREAAAMREAAVREVEEERQRLLKASRDEAARLVTEAKAQIEQEVKRAKAELRQEVVGLSLGVAERVIARSLTTDDHRRLAEQVMAEIGSGR encoded by the coding sequence ATGTTTCTGGAGGAGAACGGTGGGATTGCCGCGCTCCCTCTGGTCGCTCGCAATGACAGGGTTAAATATGGGGGAACGAAAACCATGATGAAGGATCGTATTCGACTTGTTGCGGCAGTCGCCTGTTGCCTCGGCCTGTCGCTTGTCGCGGCCCTCCCTGTCTGGGCCGCCGAGGAGGCCCATGGGGGCGGGGAGCAGCCCGGGATCATCAACCTGAATATGACACTGCTTATTCAGGTGGTGAACTTCCTGATCCTGATCACCGTACTGTACAAGTTCCTGTTTAAGCCGCTCACCCAGTTCCTGGCCACGCGGGCCGACGGGATCAAGCGCTCGCTGGAGGAGGCCAAGACGGCGAAAGAGGCCGCCGCCCAGGCGCAGAAGGAGTACGAGGCGCAGATTCTGGCGACTCGCCGGGAGGCGGCCGCCATGCGAGAGGCTGCGGTCCGCGAGGTGGAGGAGGAGCGGCAGCGTCTGCTCAAGGCATCGCGTGACGAGGCCGCCCGTCTGGTCACCGAGGCCAAGGCGCAGATCGAGCAGGAGGTCAAACGGGCCAAGGCCGAGCTTCGCCAGGAGGTGGTCGGGCTCTCTCTCGGTGTCGCCGAGCGCGTCATCGCCCGCAGCCTGACGACCGATGATCACCGTCGCCTGGCCGAGCAGGTGATGGCCGAAATCGGGAGCGGCCGGTGA
- a CDS encoding DUF4160 domain-containing protein, whose protein sequence is MPTIFHNLRGYRIFFFSPDRGEPMHVHVAKDRGYAKYWMRPLKLARSRNFRSHELQEIARLIEDNRAEIERRWYAHFGRET, encoded by the coding sequence ATGCCCACAATTTTCCATAACCTACGAGGGTATCGCATCTTCTTTTTCAGCCCTGATCGCGGCGAGCCGATGCACGTACATGTCGCAAAGGATCGAGGATACGCGAAGTATTGGATGCGACCGCTCAAGCTTGCGCGTTCCCGCAACTTTCGTAGCCACGAATTGCAGGAGATCGCTAGGCTGATCGAGGACAATAGGGCCGAGATTGAAAGGAGATGGTATGCGCACTTTGGTAGAGAAACTTGA
- the aroF gene encoding 3-deoxy-7-phosphoheptulonate synthase: MIIVMKTGAHESEIREVIRRIEELGYQAHIIEGTQRTVIGAVGDERGKDRLQSLEVMPGVDTVVPILQPFKLASREVKGGKSIVRVGELEIGGPAVVVMAGPCSVESEAQMVQTARSVKAAGATVLRGGAFKPRTSPYAFQGLAEEGLKFLDTARAATGLKIITEVVNPNDVDLVAAYADILQIGARNVQNFALLKRVGEVGKPVLLKRGMATTIKEFLMAAEYILSEGNYNVALCERGIRTFETSTRFTLDLSAVPVLNKLTHLPVVIDPSHGTGHWEYVAPMAKASVACGADGLLIEVHPTPETAQSDGLQSLKLNTFQQLMDELRPLASAVGRRI, encoded by the coding sequence ATGATTATCGTTATGAAAACGGGGGCCCACGAAAGCGAGATCCGAGAGGTCATTCGGCGGATCGAGGAGCTTGGCTACCAGGCCCATATCATTGAGGGGACGCAGCGGACGGTTATCGGGGCTGTCGGGGATGAGCGGGGCAAGGATCGCCTGCAGTCGCTCGAGGTCATGCCGGGCGTCGATACGGTCGTTCCGATCCTCCAGCCGTTCAAGCTGGCCAGCCGTGAGGTCAAGGGCGGCAAGAGCATCGTCCGGGTGGGCGAGCTGGAGATCGGCGGACCGGCCGTTGTCGTCATGGCCGGCCCCTGCTCGGTGGAGAGCGAGGCACAGATGGTGCAGACCGCCCGGTCGGTGAAGGCGGCCGGCGCCACCGTCCTGCGGGGCGGGGCGTTCAAGCCGCGCACCTCGCCCTATGCCTTTCAGGGACTCGCCGAGGAGGGGCTCAAGTTCCTGGATACCGCGCGGGCGGCCACCGGGCTGAAGATCATCACCGAGGTGGTCAACCCCAACGACGTGGACCTGGTCGCGGCCTATGCCGATATCCTGCAGATCGGCGCCCGCAACGTCCAGAACTTCGCCCTGCTCAAGCGGGTCGGCGAGGTCGGCAAGCCGGTCCTGCTCAAGCGCGGGATGGCGACTACCATCAAGGAGTTCCTCATGGCGGCCGAGTATATCCTGTCCGAGGGCAACTACAACGTCGCCCTCTGCGAGCGCGGGATTCGGACCTTCGAGACCAGCACCCGTTTTACCCTCGACCTGAGTGCGGTCCCGGTCCTGAACAAACTGACCCACCTGCCGGTCGTCATCGATCCCAGCCACGGCACGGGCCACTGGGAGTATGTGGCGCCGATGGCCAAGGCCTCTGTGGCCTGCGGGGCCGACGGCCTCCTGATCGAGGTCCACCCGACGCCGGAGACGGCTCAGTCGGATGGGCTGCAGTCGCTCAAGCTCAATACGTTCCAGCAGCTCATGGACGAGCTGCGCCCCCTCGCCTCGGCCGTCGGCCGCCGGATCTAG
- the atpC gene encoding F0F1 ATP synthase subunit epsilon (produces ATP from ADP in the presence of a proton gradient across the membrane; the epsilon subunit is part of the catalytic core of the ATP synthase complex): MLEVVTPQRLIISEEVEELMAPGQEGYFGVWPGHTPFMTTLKIGELSYTRGRKERFLAVDWGYAEVRPDKVIILVESAERPEEIDVARAKEAKARAEERLRRFGDEAIDHARAQVALERALARMAVAAKGRPSEQ, encoded by the coding sequence ATGCTCGAGGTGGTGACGCCTCAGCGGTTGATTATCAGCGAAGAGGTCGAAGAGCTGATGGCCCCCGGCCAGGAGGGGTATTTCGGCGTCTGGCCAGGCCATACCCCGTTTATGACGACGCTGAAGATCGGCGAGCTGTCCTACACCCGAGGTCGGAAGGAGCGGTTTCTGGCCGTTGACTGGGGGTACGCCGAGGTTCGCCCCGACAAGGTGATCATCCTGGTGGAGTCGGCGGAGCGGCCGGAAGAAATCGACGTGGCCAGGGCCAAAGAGGCTAAGGCGCGGGCCGAGGAGCGGCTGCGCCGCTTTGGGGATGAGGCCATCGATCATGCCAGGGCGCAGGTCGCCCTTGAGCGGGCGCTGGCCCGGATGGCGGTCGCCGCCAAGGGACGACCGTCGGAACAATGA
- the atpD gene encoding F0F1 ATP synthase subunit beta produces the protein MNTGKIVQVIGPVVDVEFEPGKLPAIYNALEVKAQQTKDIFSYSERLVIEVAQHLGESRIRAIALSSTDGLIRGMDVVDTGAPITIPVGQAALGRIMNVIGEPVDKQGPVDAKKHYPIHRPAPAFDEQATKVEILETGIKVVDLLEPYTKGGKTGLFGGAGVGKTVVIMELIRNIAMEHGGISVFSGVGERTREGNDLWLEMKESGVIEKTALIYGQMTEPPGSRLRVALTGLTVAEYFRDEEKQDVLLFVDNIFRFTQAGSEVSALLGRMPSAVGYQPTLGTEMGELQERITSTKTGSITSVQAIYVPADDITDPAPATAFAHLDATTVLSRQLTELGIYPAVDPLASTSRILDPRIVGDEHYAVARSIQKILQRYKDLQDIIAILGMDELSEDDKLVVARARKVQRFLSQPFFVAEQFTGQPGRYVKLKDSIQGFKELIEGKADELPEQAFYMVGTLDEAREKAERLAGHK, from the coding sequence ATGAACACGGGGAAGATCGTACAGGTCATCGGGCCTGTCGTCGATGTCGAGTTTGAGCCGGGCAAGCTGCCGGCTATCTACAACGCCCTTGAGGTCAAGGCCCAGCAGACCAAAGATATCTTTTCCTACAGCGAACGGCTGGTGATCGAGGTAGCCCAACACCTGGGCGAGAGCCGGATCCGTGCCATCGCCCTCTCCTCCACCGACGGGTTGATCCGGGGGATGGATGTGGTCGATACCGGTGCGCCGATCACCATTCCCGTGGGCCAGGCTGCCCTTGGTCGGATCATGAATGTCATCGGGGAGCCGGTCGACAAACAGGGACCGGTGGATGCAAAGAAGCACTACCCGATCCACCGCCCCGCTCCGGCCTTCGACGAACAGGCGACGAAGGTCGAGATCCTGGAGACCGGCATTAAGGTCGTCGATCTGCTGGAGCCGTATACCAAAGGCGGTAAGACCGGTCTCTTCGGCGGCGCCGGGGTCGGCAAGACCGTCGTCATCATGGAGTTGATCCGCAACATCGCCATGGAGCATGGCGGCATCTCGGTCTTTTCAGGGGTGGGCGAGCGAACCCGCGAGGGGAACGACCTCTGGCTGGAGATGAAGGAGTCGGGGGTTATTGAGAAGACGGCCTTGATCTATGGCCAGATGACCGAGCCGCCCGGGTCTCGGCTGCGGGTGGCGCTGACCGGCCTGACCGTGGCCGAATATTTCAGAGACGAGGAGAAGCAGGATGTGCTCCTCTTTGTCGACAACATCTTCCGCTTCACGCAGGCCGGCTCCGAGGTCTCGGCGCTCCTCGGCCGGATGCCCTCGGCGGTCGGCTACCAGCCGACGCTGGGCACGGAGATGGGCGAGTTGCAGGAGCGGATCACCTCGACCAAGACGGGGTCTATCACCTCGGTCCAGGCCATCTACGTCCCGGCTGACGACATCACCGATCCGGCCCCGGCGACGGCCTTTGCCCACCTGGATGCGACAACGGTTCTCTCCCGCCAGCTTACGGAGCTGGGGATCTATCCCGCGGTCGATCCGCTGGCGTCCACCTCCCGAATCCTCGACCCCCGGATCGTCGGTGATGAGCACTACGCTGTGGCCAGGTCGATTCAGAAGATCTTGCAGCGCTACAAGGACCTTCAGGATATCATCGCCATCCTGGGAATGGACGAGCTGTCCGAAGACGACAAGCTCGTTGTGGCGCGGGCGCGAAAGGTCCAGCGATTCCTTTCGCAGCCTTTCTTCGTCGCGGAGCAGTTTACCGGGCAGCCGGGTCGCTATGTCAAACTGAAAGACTCGATCCAGGGGTTCAAGGAGCTGATCGAGGGGAAGGCGGACGAGCTGCCGGAGCAGGCATTTTACATGGTTGGGACCCTCGATGAGGCCCGGGAGAAGGCCGAACGGCTGGCGGGCCACAAATAA
- the atpH gene encoding ATP synthase F1 subunit delta, which produces MRAAGLARRYAKALADVASDQHLLEAVGRDLHTVVETIKRTREITIFFASPAVPLTDKRRVLHTIAEGTGVKPLTANFLNLILEKRRFAHLGEIVLAYEELTDERLGRGKATVTSAAPLPEPIMRGLKERLKAATGKEIYLEAQVDPAIVGGFVAQIGSTIYDGSVRTQLKRVREHLLKSEYR; this is translated from the coding sequence GTGAGGGCCGCCGGTCTCGCCAGACGATATGCCAAGGCGCTGGCCGATGTCGCGTCGGACCAGCACCTGCTGGAGGCGGTCGGACGCGATCTCCATACCGTGGTCGAGACCATCAAGCGGACGCGCGAGATCACGATCTTCTTCGCAAGCCCCGCCGTCCCGCTGACCGATAAGCGGCGCGTTCTCCACACGATTGCGGAGGGGACCGGCGTGAAGCCGCTCACCGCGAATTTTCTGAATCTCATCCTGGAAAAACGACGGTTCGCGCACCTCGGCGAGATCGTCCTCGCGTATGAGGAACTGACCGACGAGCGGCTGGGCCGCGGGAAGGCAACCGTCACCTCAGCGGCCCCGCTGCCCGAACCGATCATGCGGGGACTGAAGGAGCGCCTGAAGGCCGCAACCGGGAAAGAGATCTATCTGGAGGCGCAGGTCGACCCTGCCATTGTGGGCGGTTTTGTGGCGCAGATCGGCAGCACCATCTACGATGGATCCGTCAGGACACAACTGAAAAGGGTACGCGAACACCTGCTGAAGAGCGAGTATCGCTGA